The proteins below are encoded in one region of Tessaracoccus aquimaris:
- a CDS encoding DciA family protein — protein MSQEPHDPTGLELASEIARATVEASEYVVALPEPAAPKQPRRRQRVVEQQRSGAHPDDRDPQLVGAVLDRVVVERGWKRRIGLSTVLRHWPDLVGEANAEHSAPVNYDKGVLIVDCDSTAWAQAMKYTASVLVARLNEALGERTVLRVQFRGPQAPSWKKGPGPCRAEGRATPTAERWSRPPQVAGRSIGCSTHHRNDSTIAATTSSCSMPSRSMVCAGSLTACLFWNSAVCTTGTPCSTPLARHSSSRAA, from the coding sequence ATGAGCCAGGAACCGCACGACCCGACGGGCCTCGAGCTCGCGTCGGAGATCGCGCGGGCCACCGTTGAGGCCTCCGAGTATGTCGTCGCCCTTCCTGAGCCGGCCGCCCCGAAGCAGCCGCGTCGCCGTCAGCGCGTCGTCGAGCAGCAGCGCTCCGGTGCCCATCCGGACGACCGGGACCCGCAGTTGGTGGGGGCGGTGCTCGACCGCGTCGTCGTCGAGCGGGGCTGGAAGCGGCGCATCGGGCTGTCGACGGTGCTGCGGCACTGGCCCGACCTGGTCGGCGAGGCCAATGCGGAGCACTCTGCCCCGGTCAACTACGACAAGGGCGTGCTGATCGTCGATTGTGACTCGACGGCGTGGGCACAGGCGATGAAGTACACGGCCTCGGTGCTGGTCGCCCGGCTGAACGAGGCGCTGGGGGAGCGGACCGTGCTGCGCGTCCAGTTCCGCGGCCCCCAGGCGCCGAGTTGGAAGAAGGGCCCCGGTCCGTGCAGGGCCGAGGGCCGCGCGACACCTACGGCTGAGCGTTGGTCGCGCCCGCCTCAGGTGGCGGGGCGCTCCATCGGGTGCTCGACGCACCACCGGAACGACTCGACGATCGCCGCAACCACGTCCTCCTGCTCGATGCCGAGCAGATCCATGGTCTGTGCCGGGTCGTTGACGGCGTGCCTGTTCTGGAACTCTGCGGTGTGCACGACCGGGACGCCGTGCTCGACGCCCTTGGCGCGGCACTCCTCGTCGCGGGCGGCGTAG
- the dnaN gene encoding DNA polymerase III subunit beta has translation MKIRVERDALADAVAWVARSLPNRPTAPILAGMLLEADADGLTLSSFDSTTSAKVTLPATVSDEGTVLVSGRLLSEIARSLPNKPVEMVADHTRVELTCGQARFTLQTLPVDEYPTLPDMPTETGQVEGSAFEKAVGQVFVAAGRDELLNVFTGIKLEINGEQLSLLATDRYRMALKELTWNPGNPGVEANVLIPGKVLADTAKSMTSGESVTIALSTTEAEGEGLAGFVGEGAKGSREATTRLLSQAFPKVRHLMDVNATVSVRVSTADLLAAVKRVSLVAERNTPLRMRINDDHIALEAATGDQAQASEALEAEIEVVGDEKSITDAGFNPHYLLDALTALDAPFAHFSFTLPGKPCLIMGLASIDADPLTDYRHVIMLMRLPG, from the coding sequence GTGAAGATTCGAGTTGAGCGCGACGCGTTGGCTGACGCCGTGGCCTGGGTGGCCCGCAGCCTCCCTAACCGCCCGACGGCACCGATCCTCGCAGGCATGCTCCTGGAGGCCGACGCGGACGGCCTCACGCTCTCCAGCTTCGACTCGACGACCTCCGCGAAGGTCACGCTGCCGGCCACCGTCAGCGACGAGGGCACCGTGCTCGTCTCGGGCCGCCTCCTCTCCGAGATCGCGCGCTCGCTGCCCAACAAGCCCGTCGAGATGGTCGCCGACCACACCAGGGTCGAGCTGACCTGTGGCCAGGCCCGCTTCACGCTCCAGACGCTTCCCGTCGACGAGTACCCGACGCTTCCCGACATGCCAACCGAGACCGGCCAGGTCGAGGGCTCGGCGTTCGAGAAGGCCGTCGGCCAGGTCTTCGTCGCAGCAGGCCGCGACGAACTACTCAACGTCTTCACCGGCATCAAGCTCGAGATCAACGGCGAACAGCTTTCTCTGCTCGCGACCGACCGCTACCGGATGGCGCTGAAGGAACTCACCTGGAACCCCGGCAACCCGGGTGTCGAGGCCAACGTCCTGATCCCAGGCAAGGTGCTCGCGGACACCGCCAAGTCGATGACCTCCGGCGAGTCCGTCACGATCGCCCTGTCGACCACCGAGGCCGAGGGCGAGGGCCTCGCTGGCTTCGTCGGCGAGGGCGCGAAGGGCAGCCGCGAGGCGACCACCCGCCTGCTCAGCCAGGCGTTCCCGAAGGTCCGCCACCTGATGGACGTCAACGCAACGGTCTCCGTGCGCGTCAGCACCGCCGACCTGCTCGCCGCCGTCAAGCGCGTCTCGCTCGTCGCCGAGCGCAACACCCCGCTGCGGATGCGCATCAACGACGACCACATCGCGCTCGAGGCCGCCACCGGCGACCAGGCGCAGGCCTCCGAGGCGCTCGAGGCCGAGATCGAGGTCGTCGGCGACGAGAAGTCGATCACCGACGCCGGGTTCAACCCGCACTACCTGCTCGACGCGCTGACCGCCCTTGACGCGCCGTTCGCACACTTCTCCTTCACGCTTCCCGGCAAGCCCTGCCTCATCATGGGGCTGGCCAGCATCGACGCCGATCCGTTGACGGACTACCGCCACGTGATCATGCTGATGCGCCTGCCCGGCTGA
- a CDS encoding ABC transporter permease: MLRATLKSLWARKVRLILSALSIVLGVAFVAGSLMFTNLLKDSVDQIVTGALGDINVSAEAGGVAGFENVNPSELPQLTPAQVAQIGAVDGVEKAVGIVSSTQVYPLDKDGNLLSFVGAPGIAMNWHDTPAADGQTGARIVEGRAPEAAGEVVLDPSTAKRGGYQVGDTVEVSTPRDGIQSFTLVGTGTFGAGSTAGASYLFFTATEAQRIIQQGQDTFYAAWVQTSPGADVDAVAKAVAAVLPEGFVAETGHAMAETIQDQLDVGLGFVNIFLLVFAGIALLVATLLILNTFSILVAQRSRELALLRAVGAKRSQVRNSVLLEALIIGVLGATLGLLAGYGLAWAILSVLRAVGMDLGPVAPQLTWQTIVASYAIGIVITVVAAYLPARRASKTRPVEALAAAAQSGPEKVGGLPMAGIALIEVGVAAIVCAVWLPVPQPLVWFGAGAALLLIGMVLAAAIVGAPIVWLFGLLFRRGFGEVGKLAQLNAVRQPRRTAATAATLMIGLTLVSAVAILASSTTTSLGNRLSADQRGDFLIAPVGYQPFDAKVAEKARQVDGVAEVYEYFRSSAQVAGQEQPTSIFAASKDAIERGTALNLLAGGLQADGDVQPAVLATDYATEHGLALGQLLDLTGPKGSVEVLITGIHNWGTAFPAGQIVITPEALAKIADTSLVSDLVVFTKDGTDQEAVRTGLQAAVKDIPTVAVSDVHEFVEARVAQFGQLFAVIYALLALAIVISVLGIVNTLGLSVMERTRELGLLRAVGLTRGQLRTMVTLESVIVATLGALLGVVLGVIFGSALVKLLDDQGIDTLAIPGWQLAVFVVVAALFGVLAAVGPARRAARLNVLDSIATE; the protein is encoded by the coding sequence ATGCTTCGCGCAACCCTGAAGTCGCTGTGGGCCCGCAAGGTCCGACTCATCCTCAGCGCCCTGTCGATCGTGCTTGGCGTCGCCTTCGTGGCGGGGTCGCTGATGTTCACGAACCTGCTCAAGGACAGCGTCGACCAGATCGTCACGGGCGCCCTCGGTGACATCAACGTCAGCGCCGAGGCGGGCGGCGTGGCCGGCTTCGAGAACGTCAATCCCAGCGAACTGCCCCAGTTGACGCCCGCTCAGGTCGCTCAGATCGGCGCCGTCGACGGCGTGGAGAAGGCCGTCGGGATCGTCTCGAGCACCCAGGTCTACCCGCTCGACAAGGACGGAAACCTGCTGTCCTTCGTCGGTGCCCCCGGCATCGCCATGAACTGGCACGACACCCCTGCCGCCGACGGCCAGACCGGAGCCAGGATCGTCGAGGGACGGGCACCCGAGGCCGCGGGCGAGGTGGTCCTCGACCCCTCCACCGCGAAACGCGGCGGCTACCAGGTCGGCGACACCGTCGAGGTGTCCACCCCGCGCGACGGCATCCAATCCTTCACGCTCGTCGGCACCGGAACCTTCGGCGCAGGCTCGACGGCGGGCGCAAGCTACCTCTTCTTCACCGCGACGGAGGCCCAGCGGATCATCCAGCAGGGCCAGGACACGTTCTACGCCGCGTGGGTGCAAACCTCGCCCGGGGCGGACGTGGACGCCGTCGCGAAGGCCGTCGCGGCGGTTCTCCCCGAGGGGTTTGTCGCGGAGACCGGCCACGCGATGGCCGAGACCATCCAGGACCAACTCGACGTCGGGCTGGGTTTCGTGAATATCTTCCTGCTGGTCTTCGCAGGCATCGCCCTGCTGGTGGCCACGCTGCTGATCCTCAACACGTTCTCGATCCTCGTCGCCCAGCGCTCGCGCGAACTCGCGCTGCTCCGGGCCGTCGGCGCCAAGCGCTCCCAGGTGCGCAACTCGGTGCTGCTCGAGGCCCTGATCATCGGCGTGCTTGGCGCGACCCTCGGCTTGCTCGCCGGCTACGGCCTCGCCTGGGCGATCCTGTCCGTGCTGCGCGCCGTCGGCATGGATCTGGGCCCCGTCGCCCCCCAACTGACGTGGCAGACGATCGTCGCCTCCTACGCGATCGGCATCGTCATCACGGTCGTCGCCGCCTATCTGCCCGCCAGACGTGCGTCCAAGACGCGCCCGGTGGAGGCCCTCGCGGCCGCCGCGCAGTCCGGGCCCGAGAAGGTCGGAGGCCTGCCGATGGCGGGCATCGCGCTGATCGAGGTCGGCGTTGCGGCCATCGTGTGCGCGGTCTGGTTGCCCGTGCCGCAACCGCTGGTCTGGTTTGGGGCCGGAGCCGCGCTGCTGCTGATCGGCATGGTGCTCGCGGCCGCCATCGTCGGCGCCCCGATCGTGTGGCTCTTCGGCCTGCTTTTCCGTAGGGGCTTCGGGGAGGTCGGCAAGCTGGCCCAACTCAACGCCGTCCGCCAACCCCGGCGCACCGCGGCGACCGCCGCGACGCTGATGATCGGCCTGACCCTGGTCAGCGCCGTGGCGATCCTCGCCTCCAGCACCACCACCTCGCTCGGCAACCGGCTCTCCGCCGACCAGCGCGGCGACTTCCTGATCGCGCCGGTCGGCTACCAGCCCTTCGACGCGAAGGTCGCAGAGAAGGCGCGCCAGGTCGACGGCGTCGCGGAAGTCTACGAGTACTTCCGCAGTTCGGCTCAGGTCGCGGGACAGGAGCAGCCGACAAGCATCTTCGCCGCCTCGAAGGACGCCATCGAGCGCGGCACCGCGCTCAACCTGCTCGCGGGCGGGCTCCAGGCAGATGGCGACGTCCAGCCTGCGGTGCTCGCCACCGACTACGCCACCGAACACGGATTGGCCCTCGGTCAATTGCTCGACCTGACCGGCCCCAAGGGCAGCGTCGAGGTCCTGATCACCGGCATCCACAACTGGGGCACCGCCTTCCCGGCGGGGCAGATCGTGATCACCCCCGAGGCACTCGCCAAGATCGCCGACACCTCGCTGGTCTCCGACCTGGTCGTCTTCACCAAGGACGGCACCGACCAGGAGGCCGTCCGCACCGGGTTGCAGGCCGCCGTCAAGGACATCCCGACGGTCGCCGTCTCCGACGTGCACGAGTTCGTCGAGGCCCGCGTCGCGCAGTTCGGGCAGCTCTTCGCGGTGATCTACGCGCTGCTCGCACTCGCGATCGTCATCTCGGTGCTCGGCATCGTCAACACGCTCGGCCTCTCGGTGATGGAACGCACCCGCGAGTTGGGGCTGCTGCGCGCGGTCGGCCTGACCCGCGGGCAACTGCGCACCATGGTGACCCTCGAGTCGGTGATCGTCGCGACGCTCGGCGCCCTGCTCGGCGTGGTCCTCGGGGTGATCTTCGGGTCCGCCCTGGTGAAGCTGCTCGACGACCAGGGGATCGACACGCTCGCGATCCCCGGCTGGCAGTTGGCCGTCTTCGTCGTCGTCGCGGCCCTGTTCGGGGTGCTGGCTGCGGTCGGACCGGCCCGCCGGGCGGCCAGGCTCAACGTGCTCGATTCCATCGCGACCGAGTGA
- a CDS encoding Fic family protein — protein MKLPATPPDDGATLAELDMTQLFRATELARAMPDYPSWDKLRRRPAPAGLTHEQLWMGVRFSRSYEPLPLSDRLGNPFRVAQPVIVQRLLHEVSIRTAGTLTSSVPGMPESQVDRFLLSSIREEAVSSSLLEGAVTTRRVAHDMLRAGRAPRTKGERMVANNYAAMQWIRQHREEDITEEAVLHLHALLTAGTLSDEADEGRLQTPEEERVVVGGANDELLHEPPPADQLPARLARLCAFANGAGAGQPWLHPLVRAIVVHFMFGYDHYFVDGNGRTARALFYWVALREGHWLVEFLSLSQRLTKAPAKYARAYLDTEVDHGDITYFVIHQLTTLQQALDDLDQYLSRKASEDAQAARRVRSLGLNHRQLAVFTRALADSTARFTVKSHANSHGITLPTARTDLASLESMGILFSTRVGRSLEWRPVDDIARVVESSPQL, from the coding sequence GTGAAGCTGCCCGCAACGCCTCCCGACGATGGTGCGACGCTCGCCGAGCTCGACATGACTCAACTGTTCCGTGCGACCGAGCTCGCGCGCGCAATGCCGGACTACCCGTCCTGGGACAAGCTCCGCAGGCGTCCGGCTCCCGCGGGCCTGACCCATGAGCAGTTGTGGATGGGAGTGCGGTTCAGCAGGAGCTACGAACCGCTGCCCCTCAGTGATCGGCTGGGCAACCCATTCCGAGTCGCCCAGCCCGTCATCGTGCAGCGACTGCTGCATGAGGTCTCGATCAGGACGGCGGGCACCTTGACGTCGTCGGTACCCGGCATGCCCGAATCCCAGGTGGACCGCTTCCTGCTGAGCTCCATCCGGGAGGAGGCGGTGTCATCGAGTCTCCTTGAGGGAGCCGTCACCACGCGTCGGGTCGCTCACGACATGCTGCGGGCCGGGCGTGCGCCCCGCACCAAGGGCGAACGCATGGTGGCCAACAACTACGCGGCCATGCAGTGGATCCGCCAGCATCGCGAGGAGGACATCACGGAGGAGGCGGTGCTGCACCTGCACGCCCTCCTGACCGCCGGGACGCTTTCTGATGAGGCCGATGAGGGACGGCTCCAGACCCCAGAGGAAGAGCGGGTCGTCGTCGGAGGCGCCAACGACGAATTGCTCCACGAGCCGCCCCCGGCCGATCAACTCCCCGCCCGGCTGGCCCGGCTCTGTGCCTTCGCGAACGGTGCCGGCGCAGGCCAGCCCTGGCTCCACCCCCTTGTGCGCGCGATCGTCGTCCACTTCATGTTCGGTTATGACCACTATTTTGTTGACGGCAACGGCCGCACCGCTCGAGCCCTGTTCTACTGGGTGGCCCTGCGTGAGGGTCATTGGCTGGTTGAGTTCCTGTCGCTGTCCCAGCGGCTGACGAAGGCGCCGGCCAAGTACGCCCGCGCGTACCTGGATACGGAGGTCGACCATGGTGACATCACCTACTTCGTGATCCACCAGTTGACGACGCTCCAGCAGGCACTCGACGACCTCGACCAGTACCTGTCGCGCAAGGCCTCTGAGGATGCGCAGGCCGCACGGCGGGTCCGATCGCTCGGGCTCAATCATCGACAGTTGGCGGTGTTCACCCGAGCCCTGGCGGACTCGACCGCCAGATTCACCGTCAAGAGCCACGCCAACAGCCACGGGATCACGCTCCCGACCGCTCGCACCGACCTCGCATCCTTGGAGTCGATGGGGATCCTGTTCTCGACGAGGGTCGGCCGGAGCCTGGAATGGAGGCCCGTCGACGACATCGCGCGCGTCGTGGAGTCGTCGCCCCAACTGTAA
- the gnd gene encoding phosphogluconate dehydrogenase (NAD(+)-dependent, decarboxylating) yields MRVGLIGLGKMGGNMRERLRRGGVEVVGLDRNKEISDAVDEADLVAKLDGPRVIWLMVPIQAVTPVIETLRPLLSPGDIVIDGGNSKWTHDAKHAAYLAEAGIEFLDAGTSGGVWGLENGYALMVGGPESVVATAMPVFEALKPEGEFGFVHAGSHGAGHFAKMVHNGIEYGLMQAYAEGWELLEASDIVTNVPEIFESWREGTVIRSWLLDLMVLALQDDPHLDEIEGYAEDSGEGRWTVNAAVDMGVPVPTIAASLFARFVSRQEDSPAMKMVAAMRNQFGGHAVQVSKD; encoded by the coding sequence ATGCGCGTCGGTCTGATCGGTCTGGGAAAGATGGGCGGCAACATGCGCGAGCGGCTCCGCCGCGGCGGCGTGGAGGTCGTCGGGCTGGACCGCAACAAGGAGATCTCCGACGCGGTCGACGAGGCCGACCTCGTCGCGAAGCTGGACGGCCCCCGCGTGATCTGGCTGATGGTGCCGATCCAGGCGGTCACGCCCGTCATCGAGACGCTCCGCCCGCTGCTCAGCCCCGGCGACATCGTCATCGACGGCGGCAACTCCAAGTGGACCCACGACGCCAAGCACGCGGCCTACCTCGCCGAGGCGGGCATCGAGTTCCTCGACGCGGGCACCTCCGGCGGCGTGTGGGGCCTCGAGAACGGCTACGCGCTCATGGTCGGCGGCCCTGAGAGTGTCGTCGCCACCGCGATGCCCGTCTTCGAGGCGCTCAAGCCCGAGGGCGAGTTCGGCTTCGTGCACGCCGGCAGCCACGGCGCGGGCCACTTCGCCAAGATGGTCCACAACGGCATCGAATACGGCCTGATGCAGGCCTACGCCGAGGGTTGGGAACTGCTCGAGGCCTCCGACATCGTCACCAACGTGCCGGAGATCTTCGAGTCGTGGCGCGAGGGCACCGTGATCCGCTCCTGGCTGCTCGACCTGATGGTGCTCGCGCTGCAGGACGACCCCCACCTCGACGAGATCGAGGGCTACGCCGAGGACTCGGGCGAGGGCCGCTGGACCGTCAACGCCGCCGTCGACATGGGCGTGCCCGTCCCGACGATCGCCGCGAGCCTGTTCGCCCGCTTCGTGTCGCGCCAGGAGGACTCGCCCGCCATGAAGATGGTCGCGGCCATGCGCAACCAGTTCGGCGGCCACGCCGTCCAGGTGTCGAAGGACTGA
- the recF gene encoding DNA replication/repair protein RecF (All proteins in this family for which functions are known are DNA-binding proteins that assist the filamentation of RecA onto DNA for the initiation of recombination or recombinational repair.), translating into MFVTELALTDFRNYETATLNLTSGVTVFVGSNGQGKTNLVEAVEYLSTMTSHRVAATAPLIRAGADSAIVRAKVQASADDDRVISLELEIANGRSNVARLNRAPLQRPRDLIGALRTVVFSPIDLAIVRGDPSDRRGWLDSLVVTRWPRMAGVRQDLDRVLKQRNALLKSMSGRSMTPTGGDEEITLSVWNDQLAAIGAELLHARLDTLADVLPHAQRAYETIAPVNNQIDATYKTILDLDDVSAAPDVRAELANRLLAAMERLRRDEIQRGVTLVGPQRDDVELNIGPLPAKGYASHGESWSLALALRLGGFTLVRDDGTEPVLVLDDVFAELDVARRERLATAIEGAEQVLITAAVGADVPEFPAERRFRVEAGTVARDEN; encoded by the coding sequence CTGTTCGTCACCGAACTGGCCCTCACCGACTTCCGCAACTACGAGACCGCCACGCTCAACCTCACCTCGGGGGTGACGGTCTTCGTCGGCTCGAACGGTCAGGGCAAGACCAACCTCGTCGAGGCCGTCGAATACCTGTCGACGATGACCTCGCACCGGGTCGCCGCCACCGCGCCGCTGATCCGGGCCGGTGCCGACTCCGCGATCGTGCGCGCCAAGGTGCAGGCGTCCGCCGACGATGACCGCGTCATCTCGCTCGAACTGGAGATCGCGAACGGGCGCTCCAACGTGGCGCGGCTGAACCGCGCGCCGCTGCAGCGCCCCCGCGACCTGATCGGCGCGCTGCGCACCGTGGTGTTCTCCCCGATCGACCTCGCGATCGTGCGCGGCGACCCGTCGGATCGGCGCGGCTGGCTCGACTCCCTCGTGGTGACCCGCTGGCCGCGGATGGCGGGCGTCAGGCAGGACCTGGACCGCGTCCTCAAGCAGCGCAACGCCCTGCTGAAGTCGATGTCGGGACGCTCCATGACGCCCACCGGCGGCGACGAGGAGATCACGCTCTCGGTCTGGAACGACCAACTCGCCGCGATCGGCGCCGAACTGCTGCACGCCCGCCTCGACACGCTCGCCGACGTGCTGCCCCACGCGCAGCGCGCCTACGAGACCATCGCCCCCGTCAACAACCAGATCGACGCCACCTACAAGACGATCCTCGACCTCGACGACGTCTCCGCCGCCCCGGATGTGCGCGCGGAGTTGGCGAACCGACTGCTCGCCGCCATGGAACGACTGCGGCGCGACGAGATCCAGCGCGGCGTCACCCTCGTCGGCCCGCAACGCGACGACGTGGAACTCAACATCGGCCCACTGCCGGCCAAGGGCTACGCCTCGCACGGGGAGAGTTGGTCGCTCGCCCTCGCGCTGCGGCTCGGCGGCTTCACGCTGGTGCGCGACGACGGCACCGAACCGGTGCTGGTGCTCGACGACGTGTTCGCCGAGTTGGACGTGGCGCGCCGCGAGCGCTTGGCGACGGCCATCGAGGGGGCCGAGCAGGTCCTCATCACGGCCGCCGTCGGCGCGGACGTCCCCGAGTTTCCCGCGGAGCGAAGGTTCCGCGTCGAGGCGGGCACGGTCGCCAGGGACGAGAATTAG